One genomic region from Bacillus sp. SLBN-46 encodes:
- the truA gene encoding tRNA pseudouridine(38-40) synthase TruA has translation MQRYRCIISYDGSGFSGYQVQPNKRTVQREIEAVLAKMHKGTSVKVAGSGRTDAGVHAKGQVIHFDSPLPIAEDRWEIALNSMLPEDISILSVKKVNDSFHSRFDAIGKEYRYVLLLSSKRDPFQRVFAYRYPYRLNLEAMKKASKYFLGTHDFTSFCSARTEVEDKIRTVKTIDFLLEDDQLTIRFVGNGFLYNMVRILVGTLLEVGSGDRDPEDIPAILEKKDRRLAGKTAPAHGLYLWEVFY, from the coding sequence ATGCAAAGATACAGATGCATTATATCTTATGATGGCTCGGGTTTCTCCGGGTATCAAGTACAACCAAATAAGAGGACTGTACAACGAGAGATAGAAGCTGTCTTAGCAAAAATGCATAAGGGCACCTCTGTGAAGGTTGCAGGCTCTGGACGAACAGATGCAGGCGTTCATGCCAAGGGACAGGTAATTCATTTTGATTCTCCCTTGCCTATTGCTGAGGATCGGTGGGAAATTGCACTAAATTCGATGCTGCCGGAGGATATTTCAATTCTTTCGGTTAAAAAAGTGAACGACAGCTTTCATTCCAGGTTTGATGCGATAGGGAAAGAGTATCGCTATGTGCTGCTCTTATCATCAAAAAGGGATCCTTTTCAGAGGGTCTTTGCCTATCGGTACCCGTATCGTCTCAATTTAGAAGCTATGAAGAAAGCAAGTAAATATTTCCTTGGCACCCATGACTTTACCAGCTTTTGTTCTGCAAGAACAGAAGTAGAAGATAAAATACGAACCGTTAAAACAATTGATTTTTTGCTGGAAGATGACCAGCTTACGATTCGCTTTGTCGGAAACGGATTTTTGTATAATATGGTTCGTATTTTGGTAGGCACTTTGCTAGAAGTCGGTTCAGGTGACCGAGACCCTGAGGACATCCCTGCCATTCTAGAAAAAAAAGATCGCCGCCTGGCTGGAAAAACGGCTCCGGCCCATGGTTTATATCTATGGGAAGTTTTTTATTAA
- a CDS encoding energy-coupling factor transporter transmembrane protein EcfT: MMEKMIFGRYVPADSLIHKMDPRSKLLVIFLFVCVIFLANNAVTYALIGIYTLFMLGLARIPVRFLYGGLKPVLWLVLFTLALQLFFTKQGDLLYHWGPIKIYEEGVRQGIFISLRFFFLILMTSLLTLTTTPIEITDGLETLLNPLKKVHFPVHEMALMMSISLRFIPTLMQETDKIMKAQMARGVEFSSGPFMERIKAVIPLLIPLFVSSFKRAEELAIAMEARGYRGGEGRTKYRQLEWQLGDSLQLVLLGVLTIFLILLRS, encoded by the coding sequence ATGATGGAGAAAATGATTTTTGGCCGTTATGTTCCTGCCGATTCACTTATCCACAAAATGGACCCTCGGTCTAAATTGTTGGTAATCTTTTTATTTGTATGTGTTATTTTTTTAGCAAATAATGCAGTTACTTATGCACTTATAGGGATTTATACCTTATTCATGCTTGGTTTGGCCCGTATTCCTGTTCGTTTCTTATATGGTGGGCTGAAACCGGTTCTATGGCTTGTGCTCTTCACCTTAGCCTTACAACTGTTCTTTACGAAACAAGGGGACCTTTTATATCATTGGGGACCGATTAAAATATACGAAGAAGGTGTCAGACAGGGGATCTTTATTTCTTTACGCTTCTTCTTCTTGATTTTAATGACTTCGTTGTTAACTTTAACAACCACTCCTATTGAAATTACAGATGGACTAGAAACTCTTTTAAATCCATTAAAAAAGGTACATTTTCCTGTCCATGAAATGGCTCTAATGATGTCTATTTCCTTACGTTTCATCCCAACATTAATGCAGGAAACAGACAAAATCATGAAGGCTCAAATGGCCCGTGGCGTTGAGTTTTCAAGTGGTCCTTTTATGGAGCGGATTAAGGCAGTTATCCCGCTTCTTATACCGTTGTTTGTCAGCTCCTTTAAACGGGCGGAAGAACTGGCCATAGCGATGGAAGCAAGAGGATACCGCGGTGGCGAAGGAAGAACAAAATACAGGCAGCTGGAATGGCAGTTGGGCGATTCCCTGCAATTAGTACTCTTAGGTGTTTTAACCATATTTTTAATCTTATTACGTTCATAA
- the rplQ gene encoding 50S ribosomal protein L17, whose protein sequence is MAYRKLGRTSAQRKAMLRDLTTDLIINERIETTETRAKELRVTVEKMITLGKRGDLHARRQAASYVRNEVANAENGQDAVQKLFADIAPRYQERQGGYTRIMKLGPRRGDGAPMVIIELV, encoded by the coding sequence ATGGCATACAGAAAGTTAGGACGCACAAGTGCACAGCGTAAAGCTATGCTACGTGATTTAACTACAGATTTAATTATCAACGAGCGCATCGAAACAACAGAAACTCGCGCGAAAGAACTTCGTGTGACTGTTGAAAAAATGATCACTTTAGGTAAGCGCGGCGATTTACATGCTCGTCGTCAAGCTGCTTCTTACGTTCGTAATGAAGTTGCTAATGCTGAAAATGGTCAAGATGCTGTACAAAAACTTTTCGCTGATATCGCTCCACGTTATCAAGAGCGTCAAGGTGGATATACTCGTATTATGAAACTTGGACCTCGCCGCGGTGACGGTGCGCCAATGGTTATTATCGAGTTAGTTTAA
- a CDS encoding energy-coupling factor ABC transporter ATP-binding protein, with product MDISLQHIEYRYQANTPFERLAIEDVSIDIPSGTYLAIIGHTGSGKSTVLQHLNALLQPTNGTVKIGEHEIRAQQKNKNLKQVRQKVGIVFQFPEHQLFEETVEKDIIFGPLNFGVSETEAKKRARIALKQVGLGEEVLEKSPFDLSGGQMRRVAIAGVLAMEPDVIVLDEPTAGLDPRGRKEIMDMFYTLHKERNLSTILVTHSMEDAARYADQIVIMQQGKVVNKGTPEDIFSAPAQLVQMGLDVPEVVRFQLKLEEKMGVKLDKMYLSIEELSEAVTEALRGVRS from the coding sequence ATGGACATCTCGCTTCAACATATAGAATACCGTTATCAAGCAAACACTCCTTTTGAACGTCTAGCGATTGAGGATGTATCTATTGATATTCCATCGGGAACATACTTGGCAATAATCGGTCATACTGGTTCTGGCAAGTCAACGGTTCTACAGCACTTAAATGCCCTTTTACAACCAACTAATGGAACGGTTAAGATTGGGGAACATGAAATTAGAGCACAACAAAAAAATAAGAATTTAAAACAAGTACGGCAAAAGGTAGGCATCGTTTTTCAATTTCCGGAACATCAGCTTTTTGAAGAAACAGTAGAAAAGGATATTATTTTTGGTCCACTTAATTTCGGTGTTTCTGAAACTGAAGCAAAAAAGCGGGCGCGCATTGCCTTAAAACAGGTAGGACTTGGGGAAGAGGTCTTAGAAAAATCTCCTTTTGATCTATCTGGTGGGCAAATGCGTCGAGTCGCAATTGCTGGTGTGTTGGCCATGGAACCAGATGTTATTGTCTTAGATGAACCTACCGCAGGACTTGATCCACGCGGCCGGAAAGAAATTATGGATATGTTTTATACACTTCACAAGGAAAGAAATCTATCCACTATTTTAGTTACACATAGTATGGAAGATGCGGCTAGATATGCAGACCAAATTGTCATCATGCAGCAAGGAAAAGTAGTAAATAAAGGAACACCAGAAGACATCTTTTCTGCGCCTGCCCAGTTGGTACAAATGGGATTGGATGTTCCAGAAGTGGTTCGTTTCCAGCTAAAGCTTGAAGAGAAGATGGGTGTAAAACTCGATAAAATGTATCTATCAATAGAAGAGTTGTCTGAAGCGGTTACTGAAGCGTTAAGAGGTGTTCGCTCATGA
- a CDS encoding energy-coupling factor ABC transporter ATP-binding protein encodes MNESIVSLKEVSFQYEGQERYALNNVTFDIYEGEWLAIVGHNGSGKSTMAKLLNGLQFPQKGDITVCGIGLNEETIWDIRKKLGMVFQNPDNQFVGTTVQDDVAFGLENHGIPRDEMVQRVEDSLKKVKMDKFLYQEPHHLSGGQKQRVAIAGVLALRPSIIILDEATSMLDPRGREEVLETVRVLKEEKSLTVISITHDLEEAAKADRIIVMNKGEVFREGVPEEIFSMDEQLIQLGLDIPFSVKMSKAFRQKGIDLSKHYLSEEELVTELWTSRFNI; translated from the coding sequence ATGAACGAATCAATTGTTTCACTTAAGGAAGTTTCCTTTCAATACGAAGGACAAGAACGCTACGCACTTAATAATGTTACATTCGATATCTATGAAGGTGAATGGCTGGCGATTGTCGGTCATAATGGCTCTGGTAAGTCTACTATGGCAAAGCTCCTTAATGGGTTACAATTCCCACAAAAGGGCGATATCACGGTATGCGGCATAGGTTTGAATGAAGAAACGATATGGGATATCCGTAAAAAATTAGGGATGGTATTCCAAAACCCCGATAACCAGTTTGTCGGTACAACTGTACAGGATGATGTGGCTTTTGGTCTAGAAAATCATGGCATACCTAGAGATGAAATGGTCCAACGTGTGGAAGATTCATTGAAGAAAGTGAAAATGGATAAATTTCTATATCAAGAGCCCCACCATCTTTCAGGTGGACAGAAGCAGCGTGTAGCGATTGCTGGCGTACTTGCCTTAAGACCTTCTATTATTATTCTAGATGAGGCTACCTCCATGCTTGATCCAAGAGGTCGTGAGGAGGTTTTAGAGACGGTTAGAGTATTAAAAGAAGAAAAGTCTTTAACTGTTATCTCTATTACCCATGATCTAGAAGAGGCGGCAAAAGCAGATCGAATTATTGTCATGAATAAAGGTGAGGTTTTCCGTGAAGGCGTACCGGAAGAGATTTTTTCAATGGACGAGCAGTTGATTCAATTAGGATTGGATATTCCGTTCTCGGTTAAAATGAGCAAAGCTTTCCGTCAAAAAGGGATTGATCTATCCAAGCATTATTTATCGGAAGAAGAGTTGGTGACAGAGCTATGGACATCTCGCTTCAACATATAG